The Sphingobacterium bambusae genome includes a window with the following:
- a CDS encoding sugar phosphate isomerase/epimerase family protein, with translation MKTIKGPAIFLAQFMDEVAPFNTLDNIGSWLAQLGYKGVQIPTWDKRCIDLEKAANSKTYADELKGSLSEKGLAITELSVHLQSQLVATHPAYDIMFDGFAPAHLHQDPKARTAWAVNQVELAAKASANLGLNTLAAFSGALLWHTVYPWPQRPSGLVQAGFKELANRWRPLLDICDQHGVDIAYELHPGEDLHDGITFERFLEELQGHPRANILYDPSHFVLQQLDYLAFIDFYHERIKAFHVKDAEFLKSGKSGVYGGYQDWIDRPGRFRSLGDGQVDFKGIFTKLSRYGFDRWAVIEWECCIKDPVQGAKEGVAFVNNHIINVTQKTFDDFASTGADDNLNKRILGL, from the coding sequence ATGAAAACAATCAAAGGCCCAGCGATCTTTTTAGCACAATTCATGGATGAAGTAGCTCCTTTCAACACCTTAGACAACATTGGCTCTTGGTTAGCACAACTCGGTTACAAAGGCGTACAGATCCCAACTTGGGACAAGCGCTGCATAGATCTAGAAAAAGCTGCCAATAGCAAAACCTACGCCGACGAATTGAAAGGAAGCCTGTCCGAGAAAGGTTTAGCAATTACCGAGCTCTCGGTACATTTGCAAAGCCAGCTGGTTGCTACCCATCCCGCCTACGACATCATGTTCGACGGATTTGCGCCGGCACATCTGCACCAGGATCCTAAAGCGAGAACGGCATGGGCCGTGAATCAAGTGGAACTAGCCGCCAAAGCTTCAGCCAACCTTGGCTTAAACACCTTAGCCGCATTCTCTGGTGCCCTCCTATGGCACACGGTATACCCTTGGCCCCAACGGCCTTCGGGACTTGTCCAAGCAGGCTTCAAGGAGCTAGCAAACCGATGGCGGCCATTATTGGATATCTGCGATCAGCACGGCGTAGATATTGCTTACGAACTGCATCCAGGTGAAGATCTGCACGATGGGATTACTTTTGAACGCTTTCTCGAGGAGCTTCAGGGACATCCACGTGCGAACATCCTTTACGATCCCAGCCATTTTGTGCTCCAACAGTTAGATTATTTGGCATTTATCGATTTCTATCACGAGCGCATCAAGGCCTTTCACGTAAAAGACGCGGAATTTTTAAAAAGTGGAAAATCAGGCGTATATGGTGGGTACCAAGATTGGATCGATCGTCCGGGGCGTTTCCGTTCGTTGGGCGACGGGCAGGTTGATTTTAAAGGGATTTTCACGAAGTTGTCGCGCTATGGCTTTGACCGATGGGCAGTGATCGAGTGGGAATGCTGTATCAAAGATCCTGTTCAAGGCGCTAAAGAAGGCGTAGCGTTCGTAAACAATCACATTATCAACGTAACACAAAAGACATTTGACGACTTTGCTAGCACGGGAGCAGACGATAATCTGAACAAACGCATCTTAGGTCTATAA